In Coffea eugenioides isolate CCC68of chromosome 4, Ceug_1.0, whole genome shotgun sequence, the genomic stretch ATCATCTTGCTTATTCAGGCAATATCTATCATACGGGACAGAAATCTAATCTTTGTCACAGAAATGCTCCAGTTTGTGTAATTAGATGCAGTGTGTCCTATATAATAGGGAATCTAGGAATTTTCTTTTTGAGAGTTTGGAGTCAATAAGATCCTGAACCCATGTAAACGAAGACATATTAATCATTTCTATTACAACACAGGATGGAATGCTAGAATTTCAGCCTTTCTTGTTTGCAGATTCCTGTTGATAGCATAAGTGGCTCTTCTGTGTGAAAACCTGTTCTACCTAGGGATAAAAATCGAATCAAACTACTCAATGTGTAGATCGAGTTCGAGCGGACAGAAGCTCATTTGATCTTGGTTTGTCAACTAATCAAGACAAGTCTGAATAGTATTTTGTATTCAGTAAACTTtcaaactcgactcgattatCATAAAAGTAGAATTTATAGGTTGAAAATTCGAGTTActtgaataaataaaaattcatctGAATTCGCCtcaaataaataagtaaagCTTGAACAAAactttaaatttattaaaataatcAATCTAAGTGAAACAAAGTTGATTATTAAAATAATGAAGCTTGATCAGCTTGATTAGATTCGTTGACGCCCTAGTTCTACCCAAGTAAATATCCTTTAGTAATCTGGTCCACCTGGGATTTACAGGATACTAACACCGTATACAAAAATTATCTGAGCTGAAACATCAAATCAAAAGGGTACCCATTAGACAGCAGCGAGTGAGGTTAAAAATTCCCCATCACCAAGATATTTTCAAAACTACTATTCTGTAAGTAACAAATTCTGTAAGTAACAACTATTATATATATTTGGTTGAGACAAACAGTCCGTTAAAATGCTCTTGATGACAAGTACTTGAAAATTACAGCATTTAGATTCCTAAAGACGCCACACCAAAGTGATCAAACCAAGCAACTCTAAAACATTGAATTATTTGGTTGAGATTTACCTTTTCCCTGCATCCTCGCAAAGGttttgcttaatattttgaaacCAAAAGCTAATGATATACTGTCAATAAAATGATACAAAACCATGGCTGATCCAAAGAAGGTTTTCTGAAATATTGACCACAATATATCACTGGCTCCCAATACAGCGACTAATTAATAAGGGAAACCTCATCTGATGACATCGACTTCGTTTGCAGACAAAATCAATCAATTGTTTGGACCAGGAAGACTAATCAATCCTCCATCCACCGACAAATCATGACCAGTGATGAATGCAGAGTCCTGAGAAACTAAGAACAGCACTGCTTCTGCAACATGTCTAACTGTCAAGGCAATTCCCTTCAAGCTAGTAAGCGGCCCGTAAACCTTCCCAATATCCTTTCCTCTTGTACTTCGCACACAATTAGATGTCAACGGCGTTGCGATGGCAGAAGGGGAAACGCTGTTTACTCTAATTCCATGAACTCCAAGTTGCTGACTCCCGCACCTAACTAGTCCAAGAACTGCATGCTTAGCCATTATGTAATCGGTCCGAATAACTCCTCCCCTGCTGGCTGCCACACTTGTTGTACAAACAATGTTTCCCTTCACCCCCTGCTCCACCATTACTCGTGCAGCGTGCTTTACACAGACAGCCATACCACGGGCATTGATATCAAACAAACGATCGAATTGTGAGAAATCGAGGTTAAGTACGGTCTGATCAGAGGGACTTACTATGCCAGCGTTGCTAAACATGATATCAAGCTGGCCATAGGTTTGAACCGTCCACTCCACCAAGGCCTTGACTTGATTTTCATCACTAACATCACAATGGAAATAGCTGCACTGGTGTGAACCAATGGATTCAGTGACGAGTCGGCCCTTGTCATCTTGTATATCGGCAACTACAACAGCCTTCACACCATTTTCAGCAAAAAGATGTGCTGTTGCTTCCCCAATTCCGCTGGCTCCACCGGTTACTATCGCAACTTTGCCTTCTAGCTTTTTTGTTGCTAAAGTCGATGC encodes the following:
- the LOC113768496 gene encoding (-)-isopiperitenol/(-)-carveol dehydrogenase, mitochondrial-like — encoded protein: MTEPASTLATKKLEGKVAIVTGGASGIGEATAHLFAENGVKAVVVADIQDDKGRLVTESIGSHQCSYFHCDVSDENQVKALVEWTVQTYGQLDIMFSNAGIVSPSDQTVLNLDFSQFDRLFDINARGMAVCVKHAARVMVEQGVKGNIVCTTSVAASRGGVIRTDYIMAKHAVLGLVRCGSQQLGVHGIRVNSVSPSAIATPLTSNCVRSTRGKDIGKVYGPLTSLKGIALTVRHVAEAVLFLVSQDSAFITGHDLSVDGGLISLPGPNN